A region from the Methylocystis iwaonis genome encodes:
- a CDS encoding ABC transporter ATP-binding protein/permease, with amino-acid sequence MRKLSAAVAAFAVLAALVGAHRADADLFILAVAAGLCAVTTWRGAEMSTFMKIFAAIFSTETIVFGLTKLLQSEELWPQALADFAPPESMAVTVAVFSILVYAVSRIAVVQEMTRIADLYFDAPDRGEARVWPFPRFTAGEAAIATAMIVVLVLINQGQVGISVRLSFFNRDWFNAIQEKNSAEFWRQLLFVFTPWAFFYVAIAVIEYVLKSMLVIRWRRWLTEHYIQRWLSSHTHYGMALAGGDADNPDQRIAEDVNRFIDGGEEGYGIYSYSILLISTMSSLVSFAFVLWGLSGAYPLPGTDIHIPGFLFWVALAYASLGTLVTHLIGRSLTGLFFEQQRREADFRFSLARLREYSEQVALLSGEHAEQGSLVQRFRGIVFNYLGIVRKRKQLVSFTASYGQLSPIIPYVITAPFYFAGKIQLGVMTQTASAFGRVEGALTFFITYYTSLAQYKSVLDRLASFDAAIDSAETNRAHVVSRAPSDRLALDDLTLSLPDGRRIVHIDALVFEPRQAALLTGPSGSGKSTLFRAIAGIWPHAAGSVVVPQGARVMLAPQRPYIPMGTLAQAVVYPADLEDYARADIEEALRAARLAPFVERLDESNNWGQRLSGGEQQRVAIARALLAKPDWLFLDEATSALDEKLEGEIYRMLRERLPQTTIVSIGHRSTLLDYHDRQIEMEAGADGLFAPRDKVLA; translated from the coding sequence ATGCGAAAACTGAGCGCGGCCGTCGCCGCCTTCGCCGTTCTTGCCGCGCTGGTCGGCGCGCATAGGGCGGACGCCGATCTCTTCATCCTCGCCGTCGCCGCCGGACTCTGCGCCGTCACTACCTGGCGCGGGGCCGAGATGTCGACCTTCATGAAGATTTTCGCCGCGATCTTCTCGACCGAAACAATCGTCTTCGGCCTCACGAAGCTTCTCCAGTCAGAGGAGCTGTGGCCTCAGGCGCTCGCGGATTTCGCGCCGCCCGAGAGCATGGCGGTCACCGTCGCGGTATTCTCGATCCTCGTCTACGCCGTCTCCCGCATCGCTGTCGTCCAGGAGATGACGCGCATCGCGGATCTTTATTTCGACGCGCCCGATCGCGGAGAAGCCCGCGTCTGGCCCTTCCCGCGCTTTACGGCCGGAGAGGCGGCGATCGCAACGGCGATGATCGTCGTTCTCGTGCTGATCAATCAGGGGCAGGTCGGCATTTCCGTGCGCCTCTCCTTCTTCAACCGCGACTGGTTCAACGCCATCCAGGAGAAGAACTCGGCGGAGTTCTGGCGCCAGCTTCTCTTCGTCTTCACGCCATGGGCGTTCTTTTACGTCGCCATCGCCGTGATCGAATATGTGCTGAAGTCCATGCTGGTCATTCGCTGGCGCCGCTGGCTCACCGAGCATTATATTCAACGCTGGCTCAGCTCGCATACGCATTACGGCATGGCGCTGGCGGGCGGCGACGCCGACAACCCGGATCAGCGCATCGCCGAGGACGTGAACCGCTTCATCGACGGCGGCGAGGAAGGCTACGGCATCTATTCCTATTCGATCCTGCTCATCTCGACGATGAGTTCGCTCGTCTCCTTCGCCTTCGTCCTATGGGGGCTTTCGGGCGCCTATCCGCTGCCCGGCACGGATATTCACATTCCCGGCTTCTTGTTCTGGGTTGCGCTCGCCTACGCCTCTCTCGGCACGTTGGTGACGCATCTCATCGGCCGGTCGCTGACGGGGCTCTTCTTCGAGCAGCAACGGCGCGAGGCCGACTTCCGCTTCTCGCTCGCGCGCCTGCGCGAATATAGCGAGCAGGTCGCGCTTCTCTCGGGCGAGCACGCGGAGCAGGGCTCGCTGGTGCAGCGTTTCCGCGGAATCGTGTTCAACTATCTGGGGATCGTGCGCAAGCGCAAGCAACTGGTGAGCTTCACCGCTTCCTATGGCCAGCTCTCGCCGATCATTCCCTATGTGATCACCGCGCCCTTCTATTTCGCGGGGAAGATCCAGCTCGGCGTAATGACGCAAACGGCCAGCGCCTTCGGGCGGGTGGAAGGCGCGCTGACCTTCTTCATCACTTATTACACCTCGCTCGCGCAGTACAAATCCGTGCTGGATCGTCTCGCCTCTTTCGACGCCGCGATCGATTCCGCCGAGACCAACCGCGCCCATGTCGTTTCCCGCGCGCCCTCCGATCGGCTGGCGCTCGACGACCTCACTTTGTCGCTGCCGGATGGTCGCCGCATCGTCCATATCGACGCGCTCGTCTTCGAGCCGCGTCAGGCGGCGCTGCTCACCGGTCCGTCAGGCTCGGGCAAATCGACGCTGTTCCGCGCCATCGCCGGCATCTGGCCGCATGCCGCGGGCTCGGTCGTCGTGCCGCAGGGCGCCCGCGTGATGCTCGCGCCGCAGCGCCCCTATATCCCGATGGGCACGCTGGCCCAGGCGGTCGTCTACCCGGCGGACCTCGAGGATTATGCGCGCGCCGACATCGAAGAGGCGCTCCGCGCCGCGCGGCTGGCGCCCTTCGTCGAGCGGCTGGACGAAAGCAATAATTGGGGCCAGCGCCTTTCCGGCGGCGAGCAGCAGCGCGTCGCCATCGCCCGCGCGCTTCTCGCCAAGCCCGATTGGCTGTTCCTCGACGAGGCGACCTCGGCGCTCGACGAGAAGCTGGAGGGCGAGATCTATCGCATGCTGCGCGAGCGCCTGCCGCAGACGACGATCGTCTCGATCGGCCACCGCTCGACGCTGCTCGATTACCACGACCGGCAGATCGAGATGGAAGCCGGCGCCGACGGCCTCTTCGCGCCACGCGACAAAGTGCTGGCGTAA
- a CDS encoding TetR/AcrR family transcriptional regulator — MSAVEDAPNARENEQRARIVATAERLFREIGFQKTTVADIARELRMSPANVYRFFGSKSEIHMAVARQLMGEVEAAAERLASGPGPAAERLRTLVLASEAMNAERYLADRKLHEMVEAALNEHWPLIDDHIDRLDAIYERIIASGMESGEFAKGDAKLASKLVRTACVRFCHPHLMVEFAHRPHPTSAEMVDFCLTALRAGVGS, encoded by the coding sequence ATGAGCGCAGTCGAAGACGCCCCCAACGCACGTGAGAACGAGCAGCGCGCGCGGATCGTCGCGACAGCCGAGCGTCTCTTTCGCGAGATCGGCTTTCAGAAGACGACCGTGGCCGATATTGCGCGCGAGCTGCGCATGTCGCCGGCGAATGTCTATCGCTTCTTCGGCTCCAAGTCGGAGATCCATATGGCCGTCGCCCGCCAGTTGATGGGGGAAGTGGAGGCGGCCGCCGAGCGCCTCGCCTCTGGGCCGGGCCCCGCCGCCGAGCGGCTGCGGACGCTGGTGCTGGCGAGCGAAGCTATGAACGCCGAACGCTATTTGGCCGATCGCAAGCTGCACGAGATGGTCGAGGCGGCGCTGAACGAACATTGGCCTTTGATCGACGACCATATCGACCGGCTGGACGCGATCTATGAGCGGATCATCGCCTCGGGCATGGAAAGTGGCGAATTCGCCAAGGGCGACGCCAAGCTCGCCAGCAAGCTCGTTCGCACCGCCTGCGTGCGTTTTTGCCATCCCCACCTGATGGTCGAATTCGCACACCGCCCGCATCCAACGAGCGCGGAAATGGTCGATTTCTGCCTCACGGCCTTACGCGCGGGCGTGGGCTCCTGA
- a CDS encoding RlmE family RNA methyltransferase codes for MAEGKGSGREGGRSLKTRVKTARKRSLSSTLWLERQLNDPYVARAKREGYRSRAAYKLIEMDDRYHLLKPGARIVDLGAAPGGWSQIAADRVKVKDGRGKVVGVDLLDMEPIPGVQFAVKDFNDEDAPDFIKEMLGGEADGVMSDMAANATGHKQTDHLRIVALAELAADFAMDVLAPGGFFVAKVLQGGTEGQLLTRLKRDFAAVRHVKPAASRADSAELYVLATGFRGKRAEPEDMRA; via the coding sequence ATGGCCGAAGGCAAGGGATCGGGGCGCGAGGGCGGACGCTCGCTGAAGACGCGGGTGAAGACCGCGCGCAAGCGTTCGCTCTCCTCCACCCTCTGGCTGGAGCGCCAGCTCAACGACCCCTATGTGGCGCGCGCCAAGCGCGAGGGCTATCGCTCCCGCGCCGCCTATAAGCTCATCGAGATGGACGACCGCTACCATCTCCTCAAACCGGGCGCCCGCATCGTCGATCTCGGCGCCGCGCCGGGCGGCTGGTCGCAGATCGCCGCCGACCGCGTAAAGGTCAAGGACGGCAGAGGCAAAGTCGTCGGCGTCGATCTCCTCGACATGGAGCCGATCCCCGGCGTGCAATTCGCCGTCAAGGACTTCAACGACGAAGACGCGCCGGATTTCATCAAGGAAATGCTCGGCGGCGAGGCCGACGGCGTGATGTCCGATATGGCGGCCAACGCCACGGGGCATAAGCAGACGGACCATCTGCGCATTGTCGCGCTGGCCGAGCTTGCCGCCGATTTCGCGATGGACGTGCTGGCGCCCGGCGGATTCTTTGTCGCCAAAGTGCTGCAGGGCGGCACGGAGGGGCAATTGCTCACGCGCCTGAAGCGCGATTTTGCCGCCGTGCGCCATGTGAAGCCCGCCGCGAGCCGGGCGGATTCAGCGGAGCTTTACGTGCTGGCCACGGGGTTCCGGGGCAAGCGCGCGGAACCGGAAGACATGCGCGCCTGA
- the radC gene encoding RadC family protein, with amino-acid sequence MKQPKGKPAKNATAGLEEAQAPHFHGHRQRLRDRFMEGGDTALADYELMELLLFRAIPRRDVKPLAKAIIERFGSFAEAVAARPERLREIDGLSEGAIAELKITEAAARRLARGALEKRTVLSSFSAVTDYCRTAMAYAEREEFRILFLDKRNALIADEVQGVGTVDHTPVYPREVVRRALELGASALILAHNHPSGDPTPSTADIRMTKDIVTIAQPFGIAVHDHLIVGRNGQTSFRGLKLI; translated from the coding sequence ATGAAGCAGCCGAAGGGCAAGCCGGCAAAGAACGCGACGGCAGGCCTGGAGGAGGCGCAAGCCCCCCATTTCCACGGCCATCGCCAACGCTTACGCGATCGCTTCATGGAGGGCGGCGACACCGCCCTCGCAGATTACGAGCTGATGGAGCTGCTGCTCTTTCGCGCCATTCCGCGACGCGACGTGAAGCCGCTCGCCAAGGCGATCATCGAGCGCTTCGGCTCCTTCGCCGAGGCGGTCGCGGCGCGACCCGAGCGTCTGCGCGAGATCGACGGCCTCTCCGAGGGCGCGATTGCCGAATTGAAGATCACTGAAGCCGCGGCGCGGCGCCTCGCGCGCGGCGCGCTGGAGAAGCGCACCGTGCTCTCCTCCTTCTCCGCCGTGACCGATTACTGCCGCACCGCCATGGCCTATGCCGAGCGCGAGGAGTTTCGCATCCTCTTCCTCGACAAGCGCAACGCGCTCATCGCCGATGAAGTGCAGGGCGTCGGCACGGTGGATCACACGCCCGTCTATCCGCGCGAAGTGGTGCGCCGCGCGCTGGAGCTTGGCGCAAGCGCTCTGATCCTCGCGCACAACCACCCCTCCGGCGATCCTACGCCCTCGACGGCGGATATTCGCATGACCAAGGACATCGTGACCATCGCACAGCCGTTCGGCATCGCGGTGCATGATCATTTGATCGTCGGGCGTAATGGGCAGACCAGCTTCAGGGGGCTGAAGCTGATTTGA
- a CDS encoding efflux RND transporter permease subunit → MGFNLSKWAVSRPALMLFLMLAIAVAGGYSYLRLGRAEDPSFTIKVANVTALWPGATASEMRDQVADLYEKKLQTLPYLEKIDTYTKPGFLAMQVTFKDNTPPKEIPQLFYQLRKKLNDIKGDLPAGVQGPLVNDEYGDVDAVLYAVTGDGADYNMLDKVVEALRQRLIETPDVVKVDVYGEQLRRIFVEFNEAKIANLGVEPQAIFDSLAKQNAVNDAGVFETSSNRVRIQVTEELKGSDAIAAIPVPANGKVIRLGDIANVYAGFEDPPSFLARYKGQPALVVGAVMAKGGNVFKFGKAVTAAVDEIRAKLPIGIDIDQIADQPKVVEDAVGEFTRSFLEALVIVLGVSFVSLGFRTGIVVALSVPLVLAFVFIFMNLIGVDLQRISLGALIIALGLLVDDAIIAVEMMMVKMEQGYSRIKAATFAWESTAFPMLSGTLITAAGFLPVGFANSAVGEYTGSMFWVLLIALLASWVVAVMFTPFLGVKLLPDFGKGHAAHDPDEIYRTPFYKRLRALVTWAVDHRLLVIASTAGVFALAILGMIVVQKQFFPYAERLELFFQLRLPEGSSISASSEAARQAEALIKDDPDAAFYTSYIGQGPPRFWLGLNPQLPNEAYSEIVIVAKDIAARERLKKKIEAAIAHGAVPQARARVERFSYGPPTGFPVQFRIIGDDPEKVRAIAYQVRDVMATDEGVDDPHLSWNEQTPSVRLVIDQDRARLLGVTPQDVSNRLRMVISGVTVTTLRDGIDQIDVVARAEPGERGDLARLGDMVVYSRDGKPVTVSQVAKIVYEHEEPIFWRRNRNMNITVRSGVKDGVQAPDVSTRLWPKLAEIREQLPQGYRMEMGGAIEESAKGNTSIFAVFPIVGLAMLTIVMFQLQDFTRVALVMMSAPLGLIGASLALNLAHAPFGFVALLGLIALSGMDMRNSIILVDQVRQDLEGGANYREAIIGATVRRVRPVALTALAAILAMIPLSHSAFWGPMALTIMGGLFVATFLTVLFLPALYAIWFRKHLDEGAKLAAPDEAGLPAGFIGEAAE, encoded by the coding sequence ATGGGCTTCAACCTGTCGAAATGGGCGGTCTCGCGGCCGGCCCTCATGCTCTTCCTGATGCTGGCGATCGCCGTCGCAGGCGGCTACTCCTATTTGCGTCTCGGTCGCGCGGAGGATCCGTCCTTCACGATCAAGGTGGCGAATGTCACTGCGCTGTGGCCGGGAGCGACGGCGAGCGAGATGCGCGACCAGGTTGCGGATCTCTACGAAAAGAAGCTTCAGACGCTGCCCTATCTCGAGAAGATCGACACCTACACGAAGCCGGGCTTCCTGGCGATGCAGGTGACCTTCAAGGATAATACGCCGCCGAAGGAGATTCCCCAGCTCTTCTATCAGCTCCGCAAGAAGCTCAACGACATCAAGGGCGATCTGCCGGCAGGGGTGCAAGGGCCGCTGGTCAACGACGAATATGGCGACGTCGACGCCGTGCTCTACGCCGTCACCGGCGACGGCGCCGATTACAACATGCTGGACAAGGTCGTCGAAGCGCTGCGCCAGCGGCTCATCGAGACGCCGGACGTCGTGAAGGTCGATGTCTATGGCGAGCAGCTACGGCGCATTTTCGTTGAGTTCAACGAAGCCAAAATCGCCAATCTCGGCGTCGAGCCGCAGGCCATTTTCGACTCGCTCGCCAAGCAGAACGCCGTCAATGACGCCGGCGTCTTCGAGACCTCCTCCAATCGTGTCCGCATCCAGGTTACGGAAGAGTTGAAAGGCTCCGACGCGATCGCCGCCATTCCCGTTCCGGCGAATGGCAAAGTGATCCGGCTGGGCGACATCGCCAATGTCTATGCCGGCTTCGAGGACCCGCCGTCATTTCTTGCGCGCTACAAGGGCCAGCCCGCGCTCGTCGTCGGCGCCGTCATGGCGAAGGGCGGCAATGTCTTCAAATTCGGCAAGGCTGTGACGGCCGCCGTCGACGAGATCCGCGCGAAGCTTCCGATCGGGATCGACATCGACCAGATCGCGGATCAGCCGAAGGTCGTCGAGGACGCGGTTGGCGAATTCACCCGATCCTTCCTCGAAGCGCTCGTCATTGTTCTTGGCGTCAGCTTCGTTTCGCTGGGCTTTCGCACGGGCATCGTTGTCGCGCTCTCGGTGCCGCTGGTGCTCGCCTTCGTGTTCATCTTCATGAATCTGATCGGCGTCGATCTTCAGCGCATCTCTCTCGGCGCGCTCATCATCGCGCTCGGCCTTCTCGTCGACGACGCCATCATCGCGGTCGAGATGATGATGGTGAAAATGGAGCAAGGCTACAGCCGCATCAAGGCCGCGACCTTTGCCTGGGAGTCGACCGCCTTTCCCATGCTGAGCGGCACGCTCATCACCGCAGCGGGATTTCTGCCTGTAGGCTTCGCCAATTCCGCGGTCGGCGAATATACGGGCTCCATGTTCTGGGTGCTGCTCATCGCCCTTCTCGCATCCTGGGTCGTCGCGGTCATGTTCACGCCCTTTCTCGGCGTGAAGCTCCTGCCCGATTTCGGCAAGGGGCATGCCGCGCATGATCCGGACGAGATCTATCGCACGCCGTTCTACAAGCGTCTGCGGGCGCTCGTCACTTGGGCGGTGGACCACCGGCTTCTCGTGATCGCCTCGACGGCGGGCGTCTTCGCTCTGGCGATTTTAGGCATGATCGTCGTGCAGAAGCAGTTCTTTCCCTATGCCGAGCGGCTGGAGCTCTTCTTTCAACTGCGGCTGCCGGAGGGTTCCTCGATCAGCGCCTCTTCGGAGGCGGCGCGGCAGGCCGAGGCGCTCATCAAGGACGATCCCGACGCGGCGTTCTACACGAGCTATATCGGTCAGGGACCGCCGCGCTTCTGGCTCGGCCTCAATCCGCAACTGCCGAACGAAGCCTATTCCGAGATTGTCATCGTCGCGAAAGACATTGCGGCGCGCGAACGGTTGAAGAAAAAGATCGAGGCGGCGATCGCCCATGGCGCCGTGCCGCAAGCGCGCGCTCGCGTCGAACGCTTCAGTTACGGCCCGCCGACAGGCTTCCCCGTGCAGTTCCGCATCATTGGCGACGATCCCGAAAAGGTGCGCGCCATCGCCTATCAGGTGCGCGACGTGATGGCGACGGACGAGGGCGTCGACGATCCGCATCTCTCGTGGAACGAGCAGACGCCAAGCGTGCGGCTCGTCATCGATCAGGATCGCGCCCGTCTTCTCGGCGTGACGCCGCAGGACGTCTCCAATCGCCTGCGCATGGTGATCTCGGGCGTCACCGTCACGACGCTGCGCGACGGCATCGACCAGATCGACGTCGTGGCGCGCGCCGAGCCCGGCGAGCGCGGCGACCTTGCGCGGCTCGGCGACATGGTCGTCTATTCGCGCGACGGCAAGCCGGTGACGGTCTCGCAGGTCGCCAAGATCGTCTATGAGCACGAGGAGCCGATCTTCTGGCGGCGCAATCGCAACATGAACATCACGGTCCGCTCGGGCGTCAAGGACGGCGTGCAGGCGCCCGACGTCTCGACGCGCCTTTGGCCGAAGCTCGCCGAAATCCGCGAGCAGTTGCCGCAAGGCTATCGGATGGAGATGGGCGGGGCCATCGAGGAGTCGGCCAAAGGCAACACCTCGATCTTCGCGGTCTTCCCCATCGTCGGCCTCGCCATGCTGACCATCGTGATGTTCCAGCTCCAGGACTTCACGCGCGTCGCGCTCGTCATGATGAGCGCGCCGCTCGGCCTTATCGGCGCCTCGCTCGCGTTGAATCTGGCGCATGCGCCCTTCGGCTTTGTGGCGCTTCTCGGCCTTATCGCGCTTTCAGGGATGGACATGCGCAATTCGATCATCCTCGTCGATCAGGTGCGGCAGGACCTCGAAGGCGGCGCCAATTATCGCGAGGCGATCATCGGCGCGACGGTGCGTCGCGTGCGTCCGGTGGCGCTGACCGCGCTTGCCGCTATTCTCGCCATGATCCCGCTGTCGCATTCGGCCTTTTGGGGGCCGATGGCGCTGACCATCATGGGCGGCCTGTTCGTCGCGACCTTCCTCACCGTGCTGTTCCTGCCGGCGCTCTATGCGATCTGGTTCCGCAAGCATCTCGACGAGGGCGCCAAGCTCGCGGCGCCGGATGAAGCGGGCCTCCCCGCCGGATTCATCGGCGAGGCGGCGGAATGA
- a CDS encoding carbon-nitrogen hydrolase family protein, translating into MKVTLVQMNSIGDKAANLAAARALIERAVSQEKPDWICLPEVFDFIGGSRAEKMAAAEELPGGPAYEMCRALAREHKVFIHAGSILERIAGEERLHNTSVAFDRDGKEVARYRKIHMFDITAPDGAKYHESAAFKPGDEVVTYDCEGVTVGCAICYDLRFPYLFQALAEKGADLIALPSAFTLVTGKDHWEVLCRARAIETQTYFCAPGQTGAHKAGHETRFTYGNSLIADPWGHVVAKASDGPGLVSTHVDVDRIRKVRAMIPVAQHRVKLAV; encoded by the coding sequence ATGAAAGTCACACTGGTTCAGATGAATTCGATTGGCGACAAGGCAGCCAATCTCGCCGCCGCCCGCGCCCTCATCGAGCGGGCCGTCTCCCAGGAAAAGCCGGATTGGATTTGCCTGCCCGAGGTTTTCGACTTCATCGGCGGCTCGCGCGCCGAGAAAATGGCGGCGGCCGAAGAGTTGCCCGGCGGCCCCGCCTATGAGATGTGCCGCGCTCTGGCGCGCGAGCATAAGGTTTTCATCCACGCTGGCTCGATCCTCGAGCGGATTGCGGGCGAAGAGCGGCTCCACAACACCAGCGTCGCCTTCGATCGCGACGGCAAGGAAGTCGCGCGTTACCGCAAAATCCATATGTTCGACATCACCGCGCCGGACGGCGCGAAATATCACGAGAGCGCCGCCTTCAAGCCCGGCGACGAGGTCGTGACCTATGACTGCGAAGGCGTCACGGTCGGCTGCGCGATCTGCTACGATCTGCGCTTCCCCTATCTGTTCCAGGCGCTCGCCGAAAAGGGCGCCGATCTCATCGCGCTGCCGTCGGCTTTCACCCTCGTCACCGGCAAGGACCATTGGGAAGTGCTCTGCCGCGCCCGCGCCATCGAAACGCAGACCTATTTCTGCGCGCCGGGGCAGACCGGCGCCCATAAGGCCGGCCATGAAACGCGCTTCACCTATGGCAATTCGCTGATCGCCGACCCCTGGGGCCATGTCGTGGCCAAGGCGTCGGACGGTCCGGGCCTCGTCTCCACTCACGTCGACGTGGATCGCATCCGCAAGGTCCGGGCGATGATTCCCGTCGCGCAGCATAGGGTGAAGCTGGCGGTTTAG
- the map gene encoding type I methionyl aminopeptidase — protein sequence MTFIESHLAPAGRKSGQIKLHGPEDFEGMRKAGRLTAEGLDMLVPYVKPGVTTQYLDDLVFDFAVANGAYPAPLDYRGYRKSICTSINHVVCHGVPDTKPLREGDIVNIDLTFIVDGWHGDASRMFAVGEIPRKAQRLIDVTYESLLRGIAVVKPGATTGDIGAAIQKYAESERCSVVRDFCGHGLGRVFHDEPNILHYGEPGQGVELRPGMFFTIEPMINLGRPQVKILSDGWTAVTRDRSLSAQFEHSIGVTETGAEIFTLSPKGLDNPSAAPRAAS from the coding sequence ATGACCTTCATCGAGTCCCATCTCGCCCCCGCCGGCCGCAAGAGCGGTCAGATCAAGCTGCATGGGCCGGAAGATTTCGAGGGCATGCGCAAGGCCGGTCGGCTGACCGCCGAGGGCCTCGATATGCTCGTTCCTTACGTGAAGCCGGGCGTCACGACCCAGTATCTCGACGACCTCGTCTTCGATTTCGCCGTCGCCAACGGCGCCTATCCCGCGCCGCTCGACTATCGCGGCTATCGCAAGTCGATCTGCACCTCGATCAACCATGTCGTCTGCCACGGCGTGCCGGACACTAAGCCGCTGCGCGAGGGCGACATCGTCAATATCGACCTGACCTTCATCGTCGACGGCTGGCATGGCGACGCGAGCCGCATGTTCGCCGTGGGGGAGATCCCCCGCAAGGCGCAGCGGCTGATCGACGTCACTTATGAGTCGCTGTTGCGCGGTATCGCGGTGGTGAAGCCCGGGGCCACGACCGGCGATATCGGCGCGGCCATCCAGAAATATGCCGAAAGCGAGCGCTGCTCCGTCGTGCGCGACTTCTGCGGCCATGGGCTCGGCCGCGTCTTCCACGACGAGCCCAATATTCTGCATTACGGCGAGCCGGGGCAGGGGGTGGAGCTGCGTCCGGGCATGTTCTTCACCATCGAGCCGATGATCAATCTCGGCCGCCCGCAGGTGAAAATTCTTTCAGACGGCTGGACGGCGGTGACGCGCGACCGCTCGCTCTCGGCGCAATTTGAACATTCGATTGGCGTCACCGAAACGGGAGCGGAAATTTTCACGCTCTCCCCCAAAGGTCTCGACAATCCCTCGGCCGCGCCTCGCGCGGCCTCATGA
- a CDS encoding DHA2 family efflux MFS transporter permease subunit, which yields MEQLDGTVLATALPAMAADLHEDPVALKLALTAYLLSLAVFIPLSGWAADKFGARRVFRAAIGVFTLGSILCGFSDSLAAIVAARVVQGLGGAMMVPVGRLVLLRTAPRQEIVRAMAYLTIPALVGPLIGPPLGGFLSTYFHWRYIFWINVPIGLIGAALTTRFIPDLYEENVRPLDVTGAALSGVGLSFIVFGFTILGRGFAPPVVVAAIVAVGAAALYAYFIHAQRTEHPIIDLALLRIPTFRAAIYGGFLFRVGLGAVPFLLPLLLQVGFELSAYESGLLTFVAAAGAMVMKTTAQPILKRFGFRRVLIVNALICTGFLAANGSFTQATPHWLIMTMLLVGGFFRSLEFTALNAICYADIPPESMSNATSFAAVGQQLSLSTGVAIGAAALETARALHGGGTLMALDFPPAFFVVASISAVSIVNFVRLAPNAGDELTGRKALRA from the coding sequence ATGGAGCAACTCGACGGCACGGTGCTCGCCACCGCTTTGCCGGCGATGGCGGCGGATTTGCACGAAGACCCGGTGGCGCTGAAACTCGCGCTCACCGCCTATCTCCTGTCGCTTGCCGTCTTCATCCCGCTGTCCGGCTGGGCGGCGGATAAATTCGGCGCACGGCGCGTGTTTCGCGCGGCGATCGGCGTGTTCACGCTTGGCTCCATCCTCTGTGGCTTCTCTGATTCACTCGCGGCGATCGTCGCGGCGCGCGTGGTGCAGGGGCTGGGCGGCGCCATGATGGTGCCGGTGGGGCGGCTCGTCTTGCTGCGCACGGCGCCGCGTCAAGAGATCGTGCGCGCCATGGCCTATCTGACCATTCCGGCCCTTGTCGGCCCGCTGATCGGCCCGCCGCTCGGCGGCTTTCTCTCCACCTATTTTCACTGGCGCTACATCTTCTGGATCAATGTGCCGATCGGCCTTATCGGCGCCGCGCTGACGACGCGCTTCATTCCCGATCTCTACGAAGAGAATGTCCGGCCGCTCGATGTGACGGGCGCCGCGCTATCTGGCGTGGGGCTTTCCTTCATCGTCTTCGGCTTTACGATTCTCGGGCGTGGTTTCGCGCCGCCGGTCGTGGTTGCGGCGATTGTCGCCGTCGGCGCCGCGGCGCTCTACGCCTATTTCATTCACGCACAGCGCACGGAACATCCGATCATCGACCTTGCGCTGCTGCGCATCCCGACCTTTCGAGCGGCGATCTATGGTGGATTTCTGTTTCGCGTTGGGCTCGGCGCGGTTCCCTTTCTGCTGCCGCTGCTGCTGCAGGTCGGCTTCGAACTCAGCGCCTATGAATCGGGCCTGCTGACCTTCGTCGCCGCCGCCGGCGCCATGGTCATGAAGACGACGGCGCAGCCGATCTTGAAGCGCTTCGGCTTCCGCCGCGTGCTGATCGTGAATGCGCTGATCTGCACGGGATTCCTCGCCGCCAACGGCTCTTTCACGCAGGCGACGCCGCATTGGCTGATCATGACCATGCTGCTTGTCGGCGGCTTCTTCCGCTCGCTGGAATTCACGGCGCTGAACGCGATTTGCTACGCCGACATTCCGCCCGAATCGATGAGCAATGCGACGAGCTTTGCGGCGGTCGGGCAGCAATTGTCGCTCTCGACCGGCGTCGCGATCGGCGCTGCGGCGCTGGAGACGGCGCGGGCGCTGCACGGCGGCGGGACGTTGATGGCGCTGGATTTCCCGCCGGCGTTTTTTGTGGTGGCGTCGATATCGGCAGTGTCGATCGTGAATTTTGTGCGGCTTGCGCCGAATGCGGGCGACGAGCTGACGGGGCGGAAGGCTTTGCGCGCCTGA
- a CDS encoding integration host factor subunit alpha, whose amino-acid sequence MVRKIDPGNTLTRASLREAVYSCCPTLSRAEARKILDATFEEIGEALLRGEPVKLRSFGTFNVRSKRERVGRNPKTGVEATITPRRVLTFKASPVLVAHVNGDAIIPIEED is encoded by the coding sequence ATGGTAAGAAAAATCGACCCAGGCAACACGTTGACGCGCGCCTCTTTGCGAGAGGCCGTCTATAGCTGCTGCCCCACACTATCCCGTGCGGAAGCGCGCAAGATTCTCGACGCCACATTCGAGGAGATCGGCGAGGCTTTGCTGCGCGGCGAGCCAGTCAAACTGCGTTCATTCGGCACCTTCAACGTGCGCTCCAAGCGGGAGCGGGTGGGCCGTAATCCAAAAACCGGCGTCGAGGCCACAATTACGCCGCGCCGCGTGCTCACTTTCAAAGCGTCTCCCGTGCTTGTCGCGCATGTGAACGGCGACGCCATCATTCCCATAGAGGAAGATTGA